The window AAGGCAGCCAGGTAGCCGATCGGTTGCCATACCAACCAACCAATCGCGGCAAGCCAGACGACAGTAACGACGACCGCACTTGCACTGAATACCAGAGGGAAGAACAGGTCGGAACGTTTGCGGCTCTCAATCGCCACATCACTTTGATCTGCTGTCTTGTCGAACATTGGGGTTTCTTGACCTTCGACTGCGGCTGTGGCCTTGACGTCCGGCTGCTTACTGGATTGTCTGCAATCCAAAGTCGCATCTTTTAGCTCAGCCGCCGCTCGATTCGCTGAAAGCTCTTTCACCAGAGCTATGTGCTTGTGGGGGACGACCGCTCATTCGAGGCTCCGGACGTGCGGCGACCTCGCCCAGCCGCTGTCCACGGACCCTCTGAACAGGTTCTCAACCATCGTGTTTTCCTCCGGCCGTTCGATACGCGTGCAGAACACAGCGTGCCGCTCGATCTGCTGATACAGCTCTTCGGCGCGCTCTCTCGCCTTGTCGATAGCGGGAGGGAAGCCCAATCTGTCATGGGTGAGCGCTTCATGGTCCGAGGGTCTTTGAATGACATCCGCGCGCTCCAGCAAAAGGTGGGCCGCCAGACCTGGGGGCGTTGCTGGCGGCCCATGCCGGACAGTTCAAATCGTGGTCTTCGGGGATCGACCTGGGGGCAAGACCATCCGCGACCGGCGCGACAAGCATTAGCCGGGTGCGCCCCTGGTCTCAAGGACAGGTTCGGATTAACCTCACTTCTCAAGGTTAAGGGAGATCCCGTCTCCGTTAGCAACAAGGCAGGACGCTCAAGGCCGTCTCTGCATCAGTGGCGGCGCGCCGCCCGCACGTCGTATCGGCACAAGCCCTCCGGCAAGCAACGCGCCGAGACCAGTTGCGATGGCCAGGTTGAGCTCGATCATTGTTTGCAATCCCCATCTCTGTCGGCAGTATTCTCGATACCTTGCCAGCCGGTGCCGTTCCCAAGTACGTGATCGGGCTTGCGGAACGAAACCGCCGATACTGGCCTATCCCTGCAACAGCTGTCCGGAGGGCAAGATGTCCCGCTTCACCACCTGGGTCATTGCCGTAATGTTGGTCTCTACACCTGCGCTGGCGCAGGTCGATCTGCGACAACCAAACGGGCCCGTTGACTTGCGTGTCGATGGACGTCCGAACAAGCGCGAGGGCTTGCCGCCGAGCGCCGCCGATAAAGGTAACAGCAGTCGTCAGAACTCGATTTACCAGAGCGATTGCGCCGAAGTGGATCAGCTCAATCCAAATGCTCGGCCGCGCTATCAGGATAGAGTGCGCCGAGCCTGCGACCAATGAAAAGAAAGACCGCCCGAGGCGCTCTCTGTAGTTGTTGATGAGCAATTGAGATCAGGCAACAAGCGGGCCTGCTTGCGACGATGTCAGGCTGGAAAGCGTACACCATGAAAGCCGGAGAGCATCATCGACGAGGTTGATGGTTCAGGCACAATCAATGTGCCTGACGTATAGCTCGTCACTCCGGCGTATGGATCGTCAGTTGCCGGCAGATTTCCGCAAAACTGAAGCTGGATGCTGAGTTGGAAAGTAATCGCCTGCGAAGTTACCGAAGCCGACCAACTTGACCCCGTGATTGGTGCCGCTGTTCTTGAACAGGGTAGGAGGAAAGGTCCGAAGACGTAGTGATCACCGGACGGGCTCAAGATACCTCTCACCAAGCCAGGCGTCGGGTTGAAGTTTGTCGCCAAGCTAAATTCAATCCGGTCCGGAGTGTGCCCTGCTCCAGTTGTCGCGTCGAAGTGGGCTCGTGATTCTACCGAAGGGTCCTTTGAGAGTGCTTGAGAACCCGACGCCTGAGAACGCAATTTACAACCGCACTCTCTGACAGGTCCTTTTCATGGGACCCCTGGTCGGTTCTTCAGCCCGATTTCGCTATCGACATCCCGATTGCCCCGGCGAGGATCGAAACGCATCCAGCCAGGATCAGCCAATGACCGGTCTGCAGTTCTGCGAAGTAGCTCATAAATGCGCCCACGAAGACAAAAGACCATTCGGCTCTATGGTTGCGGGCGAGTCAATCCGGCACGGAAGCAATGACTGCCACTCCGTGCTGCTTGATTTCTCAGTTGGTTGCACTGCGATCATCGAATCGGCCAGGGTCTCGCCTGGCAGTGGTGCCCGCGTCGGAGGGATTCGCGTTGCTGGTCATGGTGGCACCGGTGCGAGGCATTCACGATCCTTCTCATGTTTGCGCAATGCTGGTTCATTCTCCGGCACGGCCCGGTAACTCTGTTCCATGGCTTCCAGGCTCCGGGCGGCCAAAACAGAAGTTGACCCTTTTGGGGACGGATCCATGCGCATGTCGTTTGGAAGCCGACCCACAGGGCTTCTCGGCTCATATTTGGTGCCGAGCGTAAGTCAGACTGTGGGGAACCTGGTTGAGCAGGCACGGGCGCTCAATCCAGGCATGCCGCCGGGCGCTCAGGAAGACCGGGCGGCGGTTATGACCAATCCATCCGACAAGGCCCTCGTCCAACCTGACGGCGAATCCTTCAAAGAGGTGGCGCCCCTAACGGGGCAGGAGCAGGACGATGACGCCGGAGTGAAGGTGCAGGAACGTGCTGGCGCACAACAGCCAGTGCAGCGTCGCCCTGCCTTAACCATGCTTCGGGGCAGAGAGCCGGCGCCTAAATTCATGTTGCTCCGCACAGACAACGAGCCTAAGCTTAAAATTGCTAACAAAAAGTTATTGGGACGTTTGTCAAAAGCCGATTTTTGTGGTTCATCTCCCCGATTAATTTGCCGTTAGAATTTGGTGAAGTTTGATGTCGATTGGTTCGGATATTCGCGAGAAAGAAGCGCGTCAGGTCGACCAGGCGCATGTCCAAAAAGGAACAATCTGGTCGTCGGACTTTATTCCCTACGCATTGTCTACCTCGGACGCGCTCGTCATCATTCTGGCGAGCATTGGTGGTGGAATAGTCTACCATCTTGCAGCGGGCAGCCCCGTACCGAGCCTGCTGCCGTGCTGTGCGGTCGGCCTCATGGCTGCATTCATCTATATCCTGCGTATGAGCGGGATCGGCTATTATGACCTGCCCGACAGCGCCAAGCCGGGGGTCGAGATCACGGAAATCCTCGTTTGCTGGTTCAGCACCGGAATCCTGCTGGCGTTCTTTGCCTTCATCCTGAAAATCGGCGGAGATTATTCGCGCGGCACCTTCTTCGCTTTTTATCTGGTGACTCCGATCGGTCTCCTGGCTGTCCGCAAGGCGACCAAGACCAATTTGGCGTCGGCTGTTGCGAAGGGGGGAATCAGACGCAGGGATGCAGTCCTTGTCGGGGATCAGAGAGAGCTTCTTGCCCTTGCCCCGAGAGATCGCCTCGCGCTGTTCGGGGCAACGGACGTCAAAGAGTTCTTGTTGAGCAGCGAGCCCGATTGCGAGAAGCGGCTGGCTGCCGACGAAGGCGTTTTTGGCCAGGTCGGGGCCTTTGTTCGTCGCAACAACTGCCGGGAGGTGCTTCTGGTGCTCCCCTGGAACGATGACGCGCGAATTGAATTTGCGCGGGAGAAAGTCAAGAACTTACCGGTTTCCTCGCGGTTGCTGCCGGATTTGCACGTTCGATCGCTGTCCAATTTCGTGTCGTCGGCGCGTCAACGGGTGCTCGCCGTCGAAATCCAGCGTGCGCCGCTGAGCGCGGTCGAGCGGGTCGTCAAGCGTGCGATGGACATCCTGGTTGCTGGACCGGCTCTGGCTGCACTGCTTCCGATTTTTGTTCTCACGGCGATTGCCATCAAACTGGACAGTGAAGGGCCGGTCATTTTCCGTCAGCGTCGAAAAGGCTTCAACGGCAAAGAATTCGTAATGCTGAAATTCCGCACTATGAAAGTGCAGGAGGATGGTCCAGTCGTGGTTCAGGCCAGTCGGGAGGATCCGCGGGTGACGCCGATCGGGCGCTTCCTGCGGGCCGCCAGCATCGACGAACTCCCGCAATTGCTCAACGTTCTTACGGGTGAGATGTCTCTGATCGGTCCCAGACCTCATGCGCTTGCCCATGACAGCTATTTCGAGAGAATCCTCGAAGACTATGCCTTCCGGCATCATGTCAAGCCAGGGCTGACGGGGTGGGCGCAGTGCAATGGCTCCCGGGGCGCCACGCCCACCGTGGAGGCCATCGCCGAGCGCGTAAAACTCGATCTTTGGTACGTCAACAACTGGAGCCTTTGGCTCGATGTCCAGATCCTGATCAAGACCTTTTTCGAGGTTGCCCGAAAGCGGAATGCCTATTAGCGCGAGAATTGCGTGCGGATCGCAACTGCAGGATTGCTTTCCCGCGGTGACATCAATTCGCCAATAAATTATTCTTAGCTTCTTTCTTTCAATGGCTTGCACTTATTCCATGCCGCGAAGTACCAACTTTGCGGGGACGGAAATAAATCACACTTGGAAAAATGTGAAAAAATGGAACATCATTCAACATATCGAATCATGATGTGCCGAGTTCACGCAGCGGAAGCTGCTACGCTACGACGGACGGATGAAGAAGCCCAATCTGGAAAGCATGTCGCTGGATGAGCTCTGGCAGCTACACGAGGAGCTCAATGAGCTCTTGTCGGTACGGCTGAACGCCGAGAAGCGAGCTCTTGAGAAGCGGTTGGCGCAGCTTCGTCGTGAGAATGAGGCCGCCAATCCGCCCGTCGCTCCCTCTTCGCGCGAACGACGGCCTTATCCTCAGGTTCACCCCAAGTATCGCAATCTGAGTGCTCCCTACGAGACATGGTCGGGTCGGGGAAAGCAGCCGAAATGGCTCACGGCCGCACTACGGGCCGGCCGCTCGATCGACGACTTCCTGATCTCAGGCCGCCGCTAATTCGGATCTGGAATTGATCGCGCCGTTGCAGCGCTCCATTCAGCAAGGAGGAGGCCCCAGGTGAAACTCGTTATGGCCCTGATCATCGGCCTTGCCTTGCCTCAGCTCGCGCAGGCATCGACGGAAGATTTCAGCCGCGCGAAGCTCCGGCTCGCCGATGCGGCAAGTGAAGCTTGCACGGCCAATTGCGACAATCAGAACGCAGCATGCAAGCGGGTCTGTCCGACCACCCTCGGCGCTCCATGCTTCGCGTCCTGTGACAGCCAGGCGCAGGTCTGTCGCCAGAGTTGCCAACCCAGGTAAGATCTACCGGGACCCCTGCTCGGTTATTCGGAGCTACGGCAGTCTCGAAGCCAATCTGACCGTGCACTTTTGCGCCTCGTCAGAAAGCTTCTGTGCAGCCCTGCCGTCCCGAGAGGACCGGCTTGAGGCAGGATCAGTCTGGTTCATTCCCCGCACGCTGAAACCCGCCGCCCGGGATCCCGGGCCGGAACGGCTTTTACGTTGGATTAACCATGATGATTTACCAGTTGTTTACGCTCGAATTCCCGCGCGTGCGCCTTTTTATGTTCGGAGCTTGCTTTGCCGATGTCTCGTGGCCACCTCACGGGTTCTGTGGTTTGCCTGCTCGCAAGCCTCGTCGCCGGCTGTGGCGCCCCGGGAATCGTCAGTCCGACCCTGAACGTTCAGCCCAGGTTATCAGGCCAGCCGGTATCCTTCGAGGCGAACGCCCAGGACCTGATGCCGACGGGTGCCATCGCGCTGCCGTCACCATCATCCAGGGCAGTCGCCACCGTTGAGGGTGGCGACGGCCGGATGATCGGCTCGGCAGCGGCCAAGTCAAGCTCGGTGGCTGCCAATGGCAATGTCGTCCTCAATCTGGCCAACGTTCCCCTACAGCAGGCAGCCAAGACGGTTTTGGGAGATCTCCTCGGCGTCAACTATGTAGTCGACCCCCGGGTCGACGGGGTTGTTTCGGTCCAGACCAGCAACCCGGTCTCCAAAGCGGATGCCCTCGAGATTTTCCAGACGGCCATCGCTCCGATCGGCGCAGTGCTGGTACAGAACCGTGGCATTTACCGGATCGCTCCGGCCGACCAGTCTGCGACCGGGGCTGTAAGCACTGTCCGCGACGCTACCAACAGTGCGGTTACCGGCAGTGGCGTTCGCATCGTCCAGCTGAAATACGTCGCAGCCACGGAAGTGGCGCGCGTGCTCGAACCGATGGTGCCAAAGGGAGCTATCGTGCAGGCCGACGATGGACGCAACATCATCGCGCTGAAGGGCTCACAGGCCGAAATCGACAGCATGCTCGACTCGGTTTCGATCTTTGACGTTGATGTGATGAAGGGCATGTCATTCGCAGTCGTACCTGTCAGGGCAGCTCAGCCTGAAAGGATGGTCGACGAGCTGAAAGCGGTATTTGCCTCGGACAAGGAGGGTCCCCTGAAGGGGAGGGTGCGGTTCATCGCCAATACAAGGCTCGGTGCAATCCTCGTCGTTACCTCCAATCCAGGATATATCCCGCGCGCGCAATCCTGGATCAGGCGACTTGACGCCCGCGCCAGCGGCACAGAACCGCAACTTCACGTCTATCAAGTCCAGAACCGGACAGCCGGTGAACTCGCCGGAATCCTTCAGTCCATGTTCTCGCAAGAGATGAAGGTCGTGCGCCCGACAAGCCGCAACGTCGCGCCGAAATCGAAGCAGATCTCCTTCGGAAGCGATGCGAGCAAATCCTCGGCGACCGGCATCGGCGCTTCGGACCTCACCATGCAAGCAGGTTTGGGGAAAGCGGCAGACACGATGGTGGCATCGCGCTCTTCAAACGGCGATCCCGACGGA of the Bradyrhizobium sp. WSM1417 genome contains:
- the gspD gene encoding type II secretion system secretin GspD, which translates into the protein MSRGHLTGSVVCLLASLVAGCGAPGIVSPTLNVQPRLSGQPVSFEANAQDLMPTGAIALPSPSSRAVATVEGGDGRMIGSAAAKSSSVAANGNVVLNLANVPLQQAAKTVLGDLLGVNYVVDPRVDGVVSVQTSNPVSKADALEIFQTAIAPIGAVLVQNRGIYRIAPADQSATGAVSTVRDATNSAVTGSGVRIVQLKYVAATEVARVLEPMVPKGAIVQADDGRNIIALKGSQAEIDSMLDSVSIFDVDVMKGMSFAVVPVRAAQPERMVDELKAVFASDKEGPLKGRVRFIANTRLGAILVVTSNPGYIPRAQSWIRRLDARASGTEPQLHVYQVQNRTAGELAGILQSMFSQEMKVVRPTSRNVAPKSKQISFGSDASKSSATGIGASDLTMQAGLGKAADTMVASRSSNGDPDGALADMVDNNTASSTGAEPVMKIVADDTKNSLLIMANERDYQRVLRVVQGLDVVASQVLIEAVIAEVTLNDDLQFGLQWQFAKNGTPTATFSNALTGGVAAAFPGFNYAINTANIAATLSALNALTHVNIISTPSLMVLDNKTARLQIGDQVPITTQTATSTVTAQTAIVNSITMQDTGVILSVTPRINESGRVQLDIEQEVSSVVRTTTSNINSPTIQQRRVKTTVVVSDGEVLALGGMIQDSASKSSNQLPILGDIPGVGALFANKKDAVAKTELVILITPKVVRDGTESRLVTEEYRRKMNVYMPHATTRQRAPLNTAQRLVTP
- a CDS encoding undecaprenyl-phosphate glucose phosphotransferase, translated to MSIGSDIREKEARQVDQAHVQKGTIWSSDFIPYALSTSDALVIILASIGGGIVYHLAAGSPVPSLLPCCAVGLMAAFIYILRMSGIGYYDLPDSAKPGVEITEILVCWFSTGILLAFFAFILKIGGDYSRGTFFAFYLVTPIGLLAVRKATKTNLASAVAKGGIRRRDAVLVGDQRELLALAPRDRLALFGATDVKEFLLSSEPDCEKRLAADEGVFGQVGAFVRRNNCREVLLVLPWNDDARIEFAREKVKNLPVSSRLLPDLHVRSLSNFVSSARQRVLAVEIQRAPLSAVERVVKRAMDILVAGPALAALLPIFVLTAIAIKLDSEGPVIFRQRRKGFNGKEFVMLKFRTMKVQEDGPVVVQASREDPRVTPIGRFLRAASIDELPQLLNVLTGEMSLIGPRPHALAHDSYFERILEDYAFRHHVKPGLTGWAQCNGSRGATPTVEAIAERVKLDLWYVNNWSLWLDVQILIKTFFEVARKRNAY
- a CDS encoding H-NS family nucleoid-associated regulatory protein, yielding MKKPNLESMSLDELWQLHEELNELLSVRLNAEKRALEKRLAQLRRENEAANPPVAPSSRERRPYPQVHPKYRNLSAPYETWSGRGKQPKWLTAALRAGRSIDDFLISGRR